One window from the genome of Halostella litorea encodes:
- a CDS encoding flippase activity-associated protein Agl23, whose product MADESSARDPRRDRTAAAVVGLAALALLVRLVGLGSRVAHWDEGRIGYAVLRYADTGAWTYDPALHGPFLFHVNEFLFGLLGPTDFAARLVVALVGGALPLAALLFRSRLADDETVAFALFLALNPVLLYYSRFMRNDVLVAGFMVFALGFLVRAYDRGSAWHLYAGALALGLGLTTKENALLYLLAWVGGGLLLLDGRVLRATEPAASADGGEPAGTEDATADADGAATDPVARLREAVTTRADDLRYWSGPVMLAAVEVVLVLVLFYAPRGDAGATLGNALADPTLLPAVVDAALADTWDRVGFWTSGAQLSHPYISWLVYYVRTLAVAAAPVTVLAVAGFVADRYADDGPRDLVALGAYWAGASLVFYPIVSATKAAWTLVHVVVPLALPAAVGLALVYRWGATSLAEDSPLRTAVAAILIVAVVLGTVGAGVQYAHVAPQSADNPMVQYGQPAGELRGTLDDATAAAGGSDGVGVLYYGEFFHVDNESRAASLPVRNVTDDNGVMVENNGNWYHRLPLPWYFEAAGAESASVAGTAAFNETLAEESPPVVVARANATDAIEGSLDGYDAHTHELTAPGTEIVVYVDRAALNEST is encoded by the coding sequence ATGGCAGACGAATCCTCCGCCCGCGACCCGCGCCGCGACCGGACCGCGGCGGCGGTCGTCGGGCTCGCCGCCCTCGCGTTGCTGGTCCGGCTGGTCGGCCTCGGGTCCCGGGTCGCCCACTGGGACGAGGGTCGGATCGGCTACGCCGTCCTGCGGTACGCCGACACGGGCGCGTGGACGTACGACCCCGCGCTCCACGGCCCGTTCCTCTTTCACGTCAACGAGTTCCTGTTCGGCCTGCTCGGGCCGACGGACTTCGCGGCGCGGCTGGTCGTCGCGCTGGTCGGCGGGGCGCTCCCGCTCGCCGCCCTCCTCTTTCGCTCGCGGCTGGCCGACGACGAGACGGTCGCGTTCGCCCTCTTTCTCGCGCTGAACCCGGTCCTGCTGTACTACTCGCGGTTCATGCGAAACGACGTCCTCGTCGCCGGGTTCATGGTGTTCGCGCTGGGCTTTCTCGTCCGGGCGTACGACCGCGGGTCGGCGTGGCACCTCTACGCCGGCGCGCTCGCGCTGGGCCTCGGGCTGACGACGAAGGAGAACGCCCTCCTGTACCTGCTGGCGTGGGTCGGCGGCGGCCTGCTCCTGCTCGACGGCCGGGTCCTGCGCGCCACGGAGCCGGCGGCGTCGGCCGACGGGGGCGAACCGGCGGGCACCGAGGACGCGACGGCCGACGCGGACGGCGCGGCGACCGACCCGGTCGCCCGACTCCGGGAAGCCGTGACGACCCGCGCCGACGACCTGCGGTACTGGAGCGGCCCGGTCATGCTGGCGGCCGTCGAGGTCGTCCTCGTGCTCGTCCTGTTCTACGCGCCGCGGGGCGACGCGGGCGCGACGCTCGGGAACGCCCTCGCCGACCCGACGCTCCTGCCGGCGGTCGTCGATGCGGCGCTGGCCGACACCTGGGACCGGGTCGGGTTCTGGACGAGCGGGGCCCAGTTGAGCCACCCGTACATCTCGTGGCTGGTGTACTACGTCCGGACGCTCGCGGTCGCGGCCGCCCCGGTGACGGTGCTCGCCGTCGCCGGGTTCGTGGCGGACCGCTACGCCGACGACGGCCCCCGCGACCTGGTCGCGCTCGGCGCGTACTGGGCCGGGGCGAGCCTCGTGTTCTACCCCATCGTCAGCGCGACGAAGGCGGCCTGGACGCTCGTCCACGTCGTCGTCCCGCTCGCGCTGCCGGCCGCGGTCGGCCTCGCGCTGGTGTACCGCTGGGGCGCGACGTCGCTCGCCGAGGACAGCCCGCTGCGGACGGCGGTCGCCGCCATCCTGATCGTGGCGGTCGTCCTCGGGACGGTCGGTGCCGGCGTCCAGTACGCCCACGTCGCCCCGCAGTCCGCCGACAACCCGATGGTCCAGTACGGCCAGCCCGCCGGCGAACTGCGCGGGACGCTCGACGACGCGACCGCGGCCGCCGGCGGGAGCGACGGCGTCGGGGTGCTCTACTACGGCGAGTTCTTCCACGTCGACAACGAGAGCCGGGCGGCCAGCCTCCCCGTGCGGAACGTGACCGACGACAACGGGGTCATGGTGGAGAACAACGGCAACTGGTACCACCGCCTGCCGCTCCCGTGGTACTTCGAGGCGGCCGGGGCGGAGTCGGCCAGCGTCGCCGGGACGGCGGCGTTCAACGAGACGCTCGCCGAGGAGTCGCCGCCGGTCGTCGTCGCCCGCGCGAACGCGACCGACGCCATCGAGGGCTCCCTCGACGGGTACGACGCCCACACGCACGAACTCACCGCGCCGGGGACGGAGATCGTCGTCTACGTCGACCGCGCGGCGCTGAACGAATCGACGTAG
- the ribH gene encoding 6,7-dimethyl-8-ribityllumazine synthase: protein MVTLGLVVAEFNAPVTEEMERSARAAADEADAEVAETLYVPGAYDSPLAADRLARRDGIDAVAVVGAIITGDTDHDQVIAEAAYGRLTDVSLDRDTPVTLGISGPGMSADEARARTDNGAKAVESAVQLAEEL from the coding sequence ATGGTAACGCTCGGACTGGTGGTCGCGGAGTTCAACGCTCCGGTCACCGAGGAGATGGAGCGGTCGGCGCGGGCGGCCGCCGACGAGGCCGACGCCGAGGTCGCGGAGACGCTCTACGTCCCCGGCGCGTACGACTCGCCGCTGGCGGCCGACCGGCTGGCCCGCCGCGACGGGATCGACGCCGTCGCGGTCGTCGGCGCGATAATCACCGGCGACACCGACCACGACCAGGTGATCGCCGAGGCGGCGTACGGCCGGCTCACCGACGTGAGCCTCGACCGCGACACGCCGGTCACCCTCGGGATATCCGGCCCCGGGATGAGCGCCGACGAGGCCCGAGCGCGTACCGACAACGGCGCGAAGGCGGTCGAGAGCGCCGTCCAACTCGCCGAGGAACTATGA
- a CDS encoding pyridoxal phosphate-dependent aminotransferase, protein MTMDFANRVERVEPSATLAISDKASELEAEGVDVVDLSVGEPDFPTPENIVEAGQAAMDAGHTGYTPSKGIPELREAIAEYLRDDCGLGYEADNVIVTPGGKQALFETFQSLIDDGDEVVLLDPAWVSYEAMVKLSDGSVSRVDTASHDFQLEPALDDLAETVSDDTELLVVNSPGNPHGAVYSDAALEGVRDLAVEHDLTVISDEIYREITYGAEPTSLGTLDGMAERTVTVNGFSKAYSMTGWRLGYVAAPEALIDQAGKLHSHSVSCATNFVQHAGVEALANTDEAVAEMAEAFEERRDMLVDLFADHGVDVATPDGAFYMMLPVDEDCAALEEQRVGDGETVDTAWCEGAIEDAHVATVPGSAFGTPGYARISYANSKERLREAVDRLSADGYL, encoded by the coding sequence ATGACCATGGACTTCGCCAACAGAGTCGAACGAGTCGAACCGAGCGCGACGCTTGCGATCAGCGACAAGGCGTCCGAACTGGAGGCAGAGGGCGTCGACGTCGTGGACCTGAGCGTCGGCGAACCGGACTTCCCGACCCCAGAGAACATCGTCGAGGCCGGCCAGGCCGCGATGGACGCGGGCCACACCGGCTACACGCCGTCGAAGGGCATCCCCGAACTCCGCGAGGCGATCGCCGAGTACCTGCGGGACGACTGCGGGCTTGGCTACGAGGCCGACAACGTCATCGTCACGCCCGGCGGCAAGCAGGCGCTGTTCGAGACGTTCCAGTCGCTGATCGACGACGGCGACGAGGTCGTCCTGCTGGACCCGGCGTGGGTCTCCTACGAGGCGATGGTGAAGCTCTCGGACGGGAGCGTCTCCCGCGTCGACACCGCTTCCCACGACTTCCAGCTGGAGCCGGCGCTCGACGACCTGGCCGAGACGGTGTCGGACGACACCGAACTGCTCGTCGTCAACTCGCCGGGCAACCCCCACGGCGCGGTGTACTCCGACGCCGCGCTGGAGGGCGTCCGCGACCTGGCCGTCGAGCACGACCTCACGGTCATCTCCGACGAGATATACCGCGAGATCACCTACGGCGCGGAGCCGACCAGCCTCGGCACCCTCGACGGGATGGCCGAGCGCACGGTGACGGTGAACGGCTTCTCCAAGGCCTACTCGATGACCGGCTGGCGGCTCGGCTACGTCGCCGCGCCGGAGGCCCTCATCGACCAGGCCGGGAAGCTCCACTCCCACTCCGTCTCGTGTGCGACCAACTTCGTCCAGCACGCTGGCGTCGAGGCCCTGGCAAACACCGACGAGGCCGTCGCCGAGATGGCCGAGGCGTTCGAGGAGCGCCGAGACATGCTGGTCGACCTGTTCGCCGACCACGGCGTCGACGTGGCCACGCCCGACGGCGCGTTCTACATGATGCTGCCCGTCGACGAGGACTGCGCTGCTCTGGAAGAGCAGCGAGTTGGAGACGGTGAAACCGTCGACACCGCGTGGTGCGAGGGCGCCATCGAGGACGCCCACGTCGCCACGGTGCCGGGCAGCGCCTTCGGCACGCCGGGCTACGCCCGCATCTCCTACGCCAACAGCAAGGAGCGGCTCCGCGAGGCCGTCGACCGGTTGTCCGCGGACGGCTACCTGTAA
- a CDS encoding 5-formyltetrahydrofolate cyclo-ligase: MDKQELRERVWDDLEESGEARFPFPPHGRIPNFAGAKAAAERLTDLDAWQDADAIKANPDSPQRPVRRRALEAGKTVYVAVPRLADERPFLELDPERIDDYDEATTISGADELGVQVAPEGMSAVDLIVSGSVAVDDRGARIGKGEGYSDLEFALLREVGLVGDDTTVVTTVHELQVADEVLPHDAHDVPMDHVVTPERTIATGGEYEKPDGVDWAALDDEKIDEIPILQAKRP; this comes from the coding sequence ATGGACAAGCAGGAACTCCGCGAGCGCGTCTGGGACGACCTGGAGGAGAGCGGCGAGGCGCGGTTCCCGTTCCCGCCCCACGGCCGGATCCCCAACTTCGCCGGGGCGAAAGCGGCGGCCGAGCGGCTGACCGACCTGGACGCGTGGCAGGACGCCGACGCCATCAAGGCGAACCCCGACTCGCCGCAGCGGCCCGTCCGCCGCCGCGCGCTGGAGGCGGGCAAGACCGTCTATGTCGCGGTCCCGCGGCTGGCCGACGAGCGGCCCTTCCTCGAACTCGACCCCGAGCGGATCGACGACTACGACGAGGCGACGACCATCTCCGGCGCGGACGAACTCGGCGTGCAGGTCGCGCCCGAGGGGATGAGCGCGGTCGACCTGATCGTCTCCGGCAGCGTCGCCGTCGACGACCGCGGCGCGCGGATCGGGAAAGGCGAGGGGTACAGCGACCTGGAGTTCGCGCTGTTGCGCGAGGTCGGACTGGTCGGCGACGACACGACGGTCGTCACGACCGTCCACGAGCTACAGGTCGCCGACGAGGTCCTCCCCCACGACGCCCACGACGTGCCGATGGACCACGTCGTCACGCCCGAGCGGACGATAGCGACCGGAGGCGAGTACGAAAAACCGGACGGCGTCGACTGGGCGGCGCTGGACGACGAGAAGATCGACGAAATACCGATACTGCAGGCGAAGCGGCCCTGA
- a CDS encoding adenylyltransferase/cytidyltransferase family protein produces MNAHTTRVIAQGTFDVLHPGHVHYLREAAELGDELHVIVARRGNVTHKAPPVLPDRQRRDMVDALDVVDRARLGHREDIFVPIEEIAPDYIVLGHDQHHDEDAIADELDRRGIDCELRRASAREPRFEGELLSTGDILDRIVEERG; encoded by the coding sequence ATGAACGCACACACGACGAGGGTGATCGCACAGGGCACGTTCGACGTTCTCCACCCGGGCCACGTCCACTACCTGCGGGAGGCGGCCGAACTCGGCGACGAACTCCACGTCATCGTCGCCCGGCGCGGGAACGTCACGCACAAGGCGCCGCCGGTGCTCCCCGACCGCCAGCGGCGGGACATGGTCGACGCGCTCGACGTCGTCGACCGCGCCCGCCTCGGCCACCGGGAGGACATCTTCGTCCCCATCGAGGAGATAGCGCCGGACTACATCGTGCTGGGCCACGACCAGCACCACGACGAGGACGCCATCGCCGACGAACTGGACCGCCGGGGGATCGACTGCGAACTCCGCAGGGCCTCGGCCCGCGAGCCGCGGTTCGAGGGCGAACTGCTCTCGACCGGCGACATCTTAGACCGGATCGTCGAGGAGCGCGGGTAA
- a CDS encoding Mov34/MPN/PAD-1 family protein, producing MGLFGSLFRSSELLGIAAETLEFALEASEDAHPNEYMGFLRGMDARDLGLDRDGTVITDVVVIPGTESNPVSATVKTSMKPNDVQSLGSVHSHPNGVLRPSDADLSTFGSGDVHIIIGAPYGRGDWRAFDRYGDPRDLDVIDVPVPDAEDFFDFTQMDIDDELRDDDLGR from the coding sequence ATGGGCCTGTTCGGGTCGCTGTTCCGGTCGAGCGAACTCCTCGGCATCGCGGCCGAGACGCTGGAGTTCGCGCTGGAGGCCTCGGAGGACGCGCACCCGAACGAGTACATGGGCTTTCTGCGGGGGATGGACGCCCGCGACCTCGGGCTGGACCGCGACGGCACGGTCATCACCGACGTCGTCGTGATCCCCGGTACCGAGTCGAACCCGGTGAGCGCGACCGTGAAGACGAGCATGAAGCCAAACGACGTGCAGTCGCTCGGGTCGGTCCACTCCCACCCCAACGGCGTCCTCCGGCCGAGCGACGCGGACCTGTCGACGTTCGGCTCCGGCGACGTCCACATCATCATCGGCGCGCCGTACGGCCGCGGCGACTGGCGCGCCTTCGACCGCTACGGCGACCCCCGGGACCTGGACGTGATCGACGTCCCCGTCCCGGACGCCGAGGACTTCTTCGATTTCACACAGATGGACATCGACGACGAACTCCGCGACGACGACTTGGGACGATGA
- a CDS encoding DHH family phosphoesterase: MTTDDAGDPAGTTVYDLDSGCTIADVEEGNRYLATVNGVVDYGVFVDLSDHVSGLVHESNLSGTYAVGDELVVELDQVRDNGDVAFDAVDVDGYDVESVGHEYDVADADSLEDRVGETVTLEGEVVQVKQTGGPTIFHVRDETGIVPCAAFEEAGVRAHPEIDVDDLVRVGGDVERREDAIQVEVDTLDELDGDDAADVRDRLDAALAERAEPHDAEPLVDWPAFEKLRPNLREVAQLLRETVLESRPIRVRHHADGDGMCASVPVQYALERFIEDTHEDPEAPRHLLKRLPSKAPFYEMEDATRDLNFALEDRSRHGQKLPLLLMLDNGSTAEDVPAYENLAHYDIPIAVVDHHHPDPDAVEDLLDAHVNPYLHDEDYRITTGMMCVELARMIYPDIEDELRHVPAVAGLSDRSKADAMDDYLELAAEEGYDEDTLRDISEALDYEAHWLRYDDGRHLINDVLNVDCDDEQRHRELVDFLADRAREDVEDQLDAAMSHVEHEELDNGAHLYRIDVENHAHRFTYPAPGKTTGEIHDRKVEETGDPVITIGYGPDFAVLRSDGVRLDIPTMVSELDEGIVGGGVSGGGHLVVGSIKFVQGRREEVLDSLVGKMAAADIDEELSSTLQRD; this comes from the coding sequence ATGACTACCGACGACGCCGGCGACCCCGCCGGCACCACCGTCTACGATCTCGATTCGGGCTGTACGATAGCGGACGTCGAGGAAGGGAACCGCTACCTCGCCACCGTCAACGGCGTGGTCGACTACGGCGTCTTCGTCGACCTCTCCGACCACGTCTCCGGGCTCGTCCACGAGTCGAACCTCTCGGGGACGTACGCCGTCGGCGACGAACTCGTCGTCGAACTCGATCAGGTCCGCGACAACGGCGACGTGGCATTCGACGCCGTCGACGTCGACGGGTACGACGTCGAGTCCGTCGGCCACGAGTACGACGTCGCGGACGCCGACTCGCTGGAGGACCGCGTCGGCGAGACGGTCACGCTGGAGGGCGAGGTCGTACAGGTCAAACAGACCGGCGGCCCGACGATCTTCCACGTCCGCGACGAGACGGGCATCGTCCCCTGCGCGGCGTTCGAGGAGGCGGGCGTCCGCGCCCACCCCGAGATAGACGTCGACGACCTCGTCCGCGTCGGCGGCGACGTGGAGCGCCGCGAGGACGCCATCCAGGTGGAGGTCGACACGCTGGACGAACTCGACGGCGACGACGCCGCCGACGTCCGCGACCGCCTCGACGCCGCGCTGGCGGAGCGCGCCGAACCCCACGACGCCGAGCCGCTCGTCGACTGGCCGGCCTTCGAGAAGCTCCGCCCGAACCTGCGGGAGGTCGCGCAACTGCTCCGCGAGACGGTCCTGGAGAGCCGCCCGATCCGCGTCCGCCACCACGCCGACGGAGACGGGATGTGCGCCTCGGTCCCCGTCCAGTACGCGCTGGAGCGGTTCATCGAGGACACCCACGAGGACCCCGAGGCCCCGCGGCACCTCCTCAAGCGCCTGCCGAGCAAGGCCCCGTTCTACGAGATGGAGGACGCCACCCGCGACCTCAACTTCGCGCTGGAGGACCGCTCCCGCCACGGTCAGAAGCTCCCGCTGCTCCTGATGCTGGACAACGGTAGCACCGCCGAGGACGTGCCCGCCTACGAGAACCTCGCGCACTACGACATCCCCATCGCCGTCGTCGACCACCACCACCCCGACCCCGACGCCGTCGAGGACCTCCTCGACGCCCACGTCAATCCGTACCTCCACGACGAGGACTACCGCATCACGACGGGCATGATGTGCGTCGAACTCGCCCGGATGATCTACCCCGACATCGAGGACGAACTCCGCCACGTCCCCGCCGTCGCCGGCCTCTCGGACCGCTCGAAGGCCGACGCGATGGACGACTACCTCGAACTGGCCGCCGAGGAGGGGTACGACGAGGACACCCTGCGCGACATCAGCGAGGCGCTCGACTACGAGGCCCACTGGCTGCGCTACGACGACGGCCGCCACCTCATCAACGACGTGCTGAACGTCGACTGCGACGACGAGCAGCGCCACCGCGAGCTCGTCGACTTCCTCGCCGACCGCGCCCGCGAGGACGTCGAGGACCAGCTCGACGCCGCCATGTCCCACGTCGAGCACGAGGAACTCGACAACGGCGCGCACCTCTACCGGATCGACGTGGAGAACCACGCCCACCGCTTTACCTACCCCGCGCCGGGCAAGACGACGGGCGAGATCCACGACCGCAAGGTCGAGGAGACGGGTGACCCCGTGATCACCATCGGCTACGGCCCCGACTTCGCCGTCCTACGCTCGGACGGCGTCCGCCTCGACATCCCGACGATGGTCTCCGAACTCGACGAGGGGATCGTCGGCGGCGGCGTCAGCGGCGGCGGCCACCTGGTCGTCGGCTCGATCAAGTTCGTCCAGGGCCGCCGGGAGGAGGTGCTCGACTCGCTCGTCGGGAAGATGGCCGCCGCGGACATCGACGAGGAGCTGTCGAGCACGCTGCAGCGCGACTAA
- a CDS encoding phospholipase D-like domain-containing protein, which produces MFRRALAVALALALLAPASGGAVADAHATNSDRPAEPRIVAVYPNPVADGDRGEFIVVEFPERTALAGWSLADDDATVPLPNRTVSGRVAFSAAPAAARNVTDVPVLPLADGLGLANGGETVALRRGNATVDSARYADAPEGERWTGGEWVPFGATDHAPAGVGEASVEAFALPDSPGVPRRALADADDRILLAGYTLTSDRVVRALRRAADRGVDVRVLVDGGPVGGTSARQVRALDRLASNGVAVRAVGGDYARYRFHHAKYAVVDDRALVLTENWKPAGTGGGSSRGWGALVRDGEFAAELATVFRSDWAARDARPWPDYRDAVDPVGGGADRADYPERFAPRNVTVDGVRLLTAPDNAESGITGEIAAAEESVLVQQVTLGGRETPPVRATVAAARRGVRVRILLSGAWYAREDNRALVRWLNDLADREGLDLEARVADPRSRYGKIHAKGVVVDGRRVVLGSVNWNNNSLRENREVALVLVGDDVGAYYARLFRADWRGGAWRLPVGVAGAVAAASVAAALYARRKVAFG; this is translated from the coding sequence GTGTTCCGCCGCGCGCTGGCCGTCGCGCTCGCCCTCGCGTTGCTCGCCCCGGCCAGCGGCGGCGCCGTCGCGGACGCGCACGCCACGAACTCGGACCGCCCGGCCGAGCCCCGCATCGTCGCCGTCTACCCGAACCCCGTCGCCGACGGCGACCGCGGCGAGTTCATCGTCGTGGAGTTCCCCGAGAGGACGGCCCTCGCGGGATGGTCGCTCGCGGACGACGACGCGACCGTCCCGCTCCCGAACCGCACCGTCTCCGGGCGGGTCGCGTTCAGTGCCGCTCCGGCCGCGGCGCGGAACGTGACCGACGTGCCCGTTCTCCCGCTCGCGGACGGGCTCGGCCTCGCCAACGGCGGCGAGACGGTCGCGCTCCGTCGCGGAAACGCCACCGTCGACAGCGCGAGGTACGCCGACGCGCCCGAGGGCGAGCGCTGGACCGGCGGCGAGTGGGTGCCGTTCGGCGCGACCGACCACGCGCCCGCCGGGGTCGGAGAGGCGTCGGTCGAGGCGTTCGCGCTCCCCGACTCGCCGGGGGTCCCCCGCCGGGCGCTGGCGGACGCCGACGACCGGATCCTGCTGGCGGGTTACACGCTCACCTCCGACCGCGTCGTCCGCGCTTTGCGGCGGGCGGCCGACCGCGGCGTCGACGTCCGAGTGCTGGTCGACGGCGGCCCGGTCGGCGGGACGTCGGCGCGGCAGGTGCGCGCGCTCGACCGCCTCGCCTCGAACGGCGTCGCCGTGCGGGCGGTCGGCGGCGACTACGCGCGCTACCGCTTCCACCACGCGAAGTACGCCGTCGTCGACGACCGGGCGCTGGTGCTGACGGAGAACTGGAAGCCGGCGGGAACCGGCGGCGGGTCAAGTCGCGGCTGGGGCGCGCTCGTCCGGGACGGCGAGTTCGCCGCCGAACTGGCGACGGTGTTCCGCAGCGACTGGGCGGCACGCGACGCGCGCCCGTGGCCCGACTACCGCGACGCCGTCGACCCGGTGGGGGGCGGAGCCGACCGTGCCGACTACCCCGAGCGGTTCGCGCCGCGGAACGTCACCGTCGACGGGGTTCGGCTGCTGACCGCGCCGGACAACGCCGAGTCGGGGATCACCGGCGAGATAGCGGCGGCCGAGGAGTCGGTGCTGGTCCAGCAGGTGACCCTCGGCGGGCGGGAGACCCCGCCCGTGCGGGCGACGGTCGCGGCCGCGCGCCGCGGCGTCCGCGTCCGCATCCTGCTCTCGGGCGCGTGGTACGCCCGCGAGGACAACCGCGCGCTGGTCCGCTGGCTGAACGACCTCGCGGACCGGGAGGGGCTGGACCTCGAAGCCCGGGTCGCCGACCCGCGGTCGCGCTACGGGAAAATCCACGCCAAGGGCGTCGTGGTCGACGGGCGGCGCGTGGTGCTCGGCAGCGTCAACTGGAACAACAACTCGCTGCGGGAGAACCGCGAGGTGGCGCTGGTGCTCGTCGGCGACGACGTCGGCGCGTACTACGCGCGGCTGTTCCGGGCGGACTGGCGCGGGGGCGCGTGGCGACTCCCGGTCGGCGTCGCCGGTGCAGTTGCGGCCGCGTCGGTCGCCGCGGCGCTGTACGCGCGGCGAAAAGTCGCGTTCGGTTAG
- a CDS encoding HEAT repeat domain-containing protein, whose amino-acid sequence MSDDGGDSADEAADGTEEVTVDSLRERLEAIGGRLDDAETEAELDEVEADIEDLEADLDAADLPEPDDEDEEPPAEELASEKEDLESQLEEARGPYAEDVVGEIDDAESTVADTEWTDRGEDEVAEAVESFVETVDGILDESLAVDDTSIEGLTAALEDTGAAVETADLDPDDDAETIADLLAATGELTDDLEAAETWDDLSVREQLQAQGYYDVLDHRKDYPPEWGAMKVWTKRGRADMVLLALETFDSDFMEENALDALKRMAPEEAVDPMLQRAGKRDKDAIEILGKIGSDEAVDTLVDYVDDEGNPGLQTVTMKALGEIGSEEATQPIADNLVADDETVRSHAARALGLLGDTRAVEPLADVLEDDDSDTVRASAAWALNQIGTEAALGVVADYADDRAYRVQSEAEKAV is encoded by the coding sequence ATGAGCGACGACGGGGGCGACTCGGCCGACGAGGCCGCCGACGGGACCGAGGAGGTCACCGTCGACTCGCTCCGGGAGCGCCTCGAAGCGATCGGGGGCCGCCTCGACGACGCCGAGACGGAGGCCGAACTGGACGAGGTCGAGGCCGACATCGAGGACCTCGAAGCCGACCTCGACGCGGCCGACCTGCCCGAACCCGACGACGAGGACGAGGAGCCGCCGGCCGAGGAGCTGGCGAGCGAGAAGGAGGACCTCGAATCCCAGCTCGAGGAGGCCCGCGGCCCGTACGCCGAGGACGTCGTCGGCGAGATCGACGACGCCGAGTCCACGGTCGCCGACACCGAGTGGACCGACCGCGGCGAGGACGAGGTCGCCGAGGCCGTCGAGTCGTTCGTCGAGACCGTCGACGGGATCCTCGACGAGTCGCTCGCCGTCGACGACACCTCGATCGAGGGGCTGACCGCCGCGCTGGAGGACACCGGGGCGGCCGTCGAGACGGCCGACCTCGACCCCGACGACGACGCGGAGACGATCGCCGACCTGCTGGCGGCGACCGGCGAGCTGACCGACGACCTGGAGGCCGCCGAGACGTGGGACGACCTCTCCGTGCGCGAGCAGCTCCAGGCGCAGGGGTACTACGACGTGCTCGACCACCGGAAGGACTACCCGCCCGAGTGGGGCGCGATGAAGGTCTGGACGAAGCGCGGCCGCGCCGACATGGTGTTGCTCGCGCTGGAGACGTTCGACTCCGACTTCATGGAGGAGAACGCGCTCGACGCCCTGAAGCGGATGGCCCCGGAGGAGGCCGTCGACCCGATGCTCCAGCGGGCCGGCAAGCGCGACAAGGACGCCATCGAGATCCTCGGCAAGATCGGCAGCGACGAGGCCGTCGATACGCTCGTCGACTACGTCGACGACGAGGGCAACCCCGGGCTCCAGACGGTGACGATGAAGGCGCTCGGCGAGATCGGCAGCGAGGAGGCGACCCAGCCGATCGCCGACAACCTCGTCGCCGACGACGAGACGGTCCGGAGCCACGCCGCCCGCGCACTCGGCCTGCTTGGCGACACCCGCGCGGTCGAGCCGCTTGCGGACGTGCTGGAAGACGACGACTCGGACACGGTCCGTGCGAGCGCGGCGTGGGCGCTCAACCAGATCGGCACCGAGGCCGCCCTGGGCGTCGTCGCCGACTACGCCGACGACCGTGCGTACCGCGTGCAGTCCGAGGCAGAGAAAGCGGTCTGA
- a CDS encoding protein sorting system archaetidylserine synthase (This PssA-like phosphatidyltransferase, along with a PssD-like decarboxylase, is required in Haloarchaea for the archaeosortase ArtA to replace the PGF-CTERM sorting signal with a C-terminal lipid anchor.), whose product MQPRFVGRLSLADAVTVTNAMVGFVAVVVAPGDPELAARLVLLAAVADGLDGVVARWAGSSAAGEYLDSLADVASFAVAPAVVVVAVVGEAWEVSVADPTARTVLAVGLPALFVAMAVTRLGMYTAFDTAAKHTEGAPSTLAATILASAVLAGVAQPQVLLAGTAVFVYLMVSTVRYPDLLARDALLMGVVHSLAVLFPEFAGMAFPYALLTLGLAYLTLSPRFYWREGDPAANGNA is encoded by the coding sequence ATGCAACCCCGGTTCGTCGGGCGACTCAGCCTCGCCGACGCGGTGACCGTGACGAACGCGATGGTCGGGTTCGTCGCGGTGGTTGTCGCGCCGGGGGACCCCGAACTCGCGGCGCGGCTGGTGCTGCTCGCCGCCGTCGCGGACGGGCTCGACGGCGTCGTCGCCCGGTGGGCGGGCAGTTCCGCCGCCGGCGAATACCTCGACTCGCTGGCCGACGTCGCCTCCTTCGCCGTCGCCCCGGCGGTCGTCGTCGTCGCGGTCGTCGGGGAGGCGTGGGAGGTTTCCGTCGCCGACCCGACCGCGCGGACCGTTCTGGCGGTCGGGCTGCCGGCGCTGTTCGTCGCCATGGCGGTGACGCGGCTGGGGATGTACACCGCCTTCGACACCGCGGCGAAGCACACGGAGGGCGCGCCGAGCACGCTCGCGGCGACGATCCTCGCGTCGGCGGTACTCGCGGGGGTCGCGCAACCGCAGGTGCTGCTCGCCGGGACCGCAGTGTTCGTCTACCTCATGGTGTCGACCGTCCGGTACCCCGACCTGCTCGCCCGCGATGCCCTCCTGATGGGCGTCGTCCACTCGCTCGCGGTGCTGTTCCCGGAGTTCGCCGGGATGGCGTTCCCCTACGCCCTGCTCACGCTCGGGCTCGCGTACCTGACGCTCAGCCCGCGGTTCTACTGGCGCGAGGGCGACCCGGCCGCGAACGGAAACGCTTAG